The segment CCGCACACAGAGCAGACTTCGGCCGGAACATGGTCAATGACAATTACCTGGCCCTTGTGACGAACCGTATGCACGACCAATCTCTGCTCGTACTCACCTGGACATCCTTTGATGCTGCATTTCATCTTCCTTGCTCCCTTTGGAATGGTGTCCTCCATTTCGGTGGTTTTGGCTCATACGCCGTAATAATTATGAGCACAGGCTTGCCGGTCGTGCAAACGACGTGAAGCGGTCTTTCATTGCTGGTGTAACCTGCAATTAAGCAACACGCTCCTCTACGATGCTCGGGATAATTCTCAACGATTCTGGCTGAAGCTACAGCCTCGTAAA is part of the Candidatus Abyssobacteria bacterium SURF_5 genome and harbors:
- a CDS encoding type II toxin-antitoxin system MqsA family antitoxin, with translation MEDTIPKGARKMKCSIKGCPGEYEQRLVVHTVRHKGQVIVIDHVPAEVCSVCGDVLFSPETIRRIEKLLQTAGHPTATVPLYEYA
- a CDS encoding DUF4258 domain-containing protein yields the protein MDTDEQILARLRTQVEKDEVRVTQHAHQEMVEEEISLNDIYEAVASARIVENYPEHRRGACCLIAGYTSNERPLHVVCTTGKPVLIIITAYEPKPPKWRTPFQREQGR